The following coding sequences are from one Rhodopirellula islandica window:
- the ppsA gene encoding phosphoenolpyruvate synthase, whose amino-acid sequence MSAIASAVDLVRWFDQIGIEDVPSVGGKNASLGEMFRELTPHGVQIPNGFATTAAAYRNFLRVSGLDEKISQVLADLDSGDIGNLRQRGHQVRELILSTEFPNDFKTAICEAYRQLSAERGVPLDVAVRSSATAEDLPDASFAGQQETYLNVRGETALLDACRRCFASLFTDRAISYRVDKGFDHHQIALSVGVQVMVRSDIGTSGVMFSLDTESGFRDAVLINAAYGLGENVVQGAVNPDEYYVFKPTLRTGSRPILKKAVGSKEIKMVYDIGGSKLTKNVPVSLEDRTRFAVSDDDILTLARWACQIEDHYSEKKGQPCPMDMEWAKDGNTGQLFIVQARPETVQSQRSKLTLETYRLRGNGTAIVSGGAVGSRIGQGKVRVIADASGLAEFQDGEVLVTEKTDPDWEPIMKKAAGIVTNRGGRTCHAAIVSRELGLPAIVGTLRGTELLHDGQEVTVSCAEGDTGVVYDGLVPFDVEETQLDQRKRPQTKVMMILANPDEAFSLSFIPNDGVGLARMEFIINNHIKVHPLALLKFDQLDDTAARTEIERLTAAYVDKPQFFVDRLAEGVGMIAAAFYPKDVIVRMSDFKTNEYANLVGGRQFEPIEENPMLGFRGASRYYNERYRDAFTLECRAMTKVRDEMGLTNVKLMIPFCRTVEEGKRVQEVMAEQGLERGKNGLEIYVMCEIPSNVIQAEAFAEIFDGFSIGSNDLTQLTLGVDRDSEIVAHIFNERDPAVMATIQSAIETAKRMGRKIGICGQGPSDYPEFAEFLVEQGIDSISLNPDAVLKTTVRIAEMEDRLSN is encoded by the coding sequence ATGTCCGCTATCGCATCTGCCGTTGATCTTGTCCGTTGGTTTGACCAAATCGGGATCGAGGATGTTCCGAGCGTGGGTGGCAAGAACGCTTCGCTGGGAGAGATGTTTAGAGAACTGACGCCGCATGGTGTTCAGATTCCGAATGGGTTTGCAACCACGGCGGCGGCTTATCGAAATTTTCTGCGTGTGTCCGGTTTGGACGAGAAAATCTCCCAGGTTCTGGCGGATTTGGATTCCGGTGACATTGGAAACCTTCGGCAACGTGGGCATCAAGTCCGCGAGCTGATCTTGAGCACCGAGTTCCCCAACGACTTCAAGACTGCGATTTGCGAAGCCTATCGTCAGCTCAGCGCTGAACGGGGCGTACCGCTGGATGTTGCGGTTCGAAGCAGTGCCACGGCGGAAGACTTGCCAGACGCCAGTTTCGCTGGACAGCAAGAAACCTACTTGAATGTCCGAGGTGAAACGGCGCTCCTGGACGCTTGTCGGCGATGCTTTGCGTCGCTGTTCACTGATCGTGCGATCTCTTATCGAGTCGACAAAGGTTTCGACCATCACCAAATCGCTTTGTCGGTGGGTGTGCAGGTCATGGTTCGCTCAGACATTGGAACGTCCGGCGTGATGTTTTCGCTTGATACCGAGAGCGGTTTTCGCGACGCAGTGCTGATCAATGCCGCCTACGGGCTGGGGGAAAACGTGGTGCAGGGTGCTGTCAACCCAGACGAATATTACGTTTTCAAACCGACGCTGCGAACGGGAAGTCGGCCCATTTTGAAGAAGGCGGTTGGCTCCAAAGAAATCAAGATGGTCTATGACATCGGCGGCAGCAAGCTCACCAAGAACGTCCCGGTTTCCCTCGAAGATCGCACGCGATTCGCCGTCAGCGACGACGATATCCTGACGTTGGCACGCTGGGCCTGCCAAATCGAAGACCACTACAGCGAGAAGAAGGGACAGCCGTGTCCAATGGACATGGAATGGGCCAAGGACGGAAACACAGGCCAATTGTTCATCGTCCAGGCGAGACCGGAAACCGTCCAGTCGCAACGGTCGAAGTTGACGTTGGAAACCTACCGATTGCGAGGCAATGGAACTGCCATCGTCAGCGGCGGTGCGGTGGGATCACGCATCGGCCAGGGCAAGGTTCGAGTGATTGCGGATGCCAGTGGCCTGGCTGAGTTTCAAGACGGCGAGGTGCTGGTGACCGAAAAGACGGACCCCGATTGGGAGCCGATCATGAAGAAGGCGGCGGGGATCGTGACCAATCGTGGTGGCCGGACCTGCCATGCTGCGATCGTCAGTCGGGAACTTGGCTTGCCCGCCATTGTTGGGACCCTTCGCGGCACCGAATTGCTGCACGATGGGCAGGAGGTCACGGTGTCGTGTGCGGAAGGAGACACAGGCGTTGTTTACGACGGCTTGGTTCCGTTCGATGTGGAAGAGACTCAGCTGGATCAACGCAAACGCCCCCAAACCAAGGTCATGATGATCTTGGCAAATCCCGACGAGGCGTTCTCTCTCTCCTTCATTCCAAACGATGGAGTTGGCTTGGCACGGATGGAATTCATCATCAACAATCACATCAAGGTGCACCCGCTGGCACTGCTGAAATTTGACCAACTCGATGACACCGCGGCTCGCACCGAAATCGAACGCCTGACAGCTGCCTATGTCGACAAACCTCAATTCTTTGTCGATCGGCTCGCCGAAGGTGTGGGGATGATCGCCGCGGCATTCTATCCCAAAGACGTGATCGTTCGAATGAGCGATTTCAAAACCAACGAGTACGCCAATCTCGTTGGTGGGCGACAGTTTGAACCGATCGAAGAAAACCCGATGCTTGGTTTCCGTGGTGCATCGCGTTACTACAACGAACGGTACCGTGACGCATTCACCCTGGAGTGCCGAGCGATGACAAAGGTCCGCGATGAAATGGGGCTGACGAACGTCAAACTGATGATTCCGTTTTGCCGCACCGTGGAGGAAGGCAAACGCGTTCAGGAAGTGATGGCTGAGCAGGGACTTGAACGTGGCAAAAACGGGTTGGAGATCTACGTGATGTGTGAAATTCCAAGCAACGTGATTCAGGCCGAGGCCTTCGCAGAAATCTTTGATGGCTTTTCCATCGGATCGAATGACCTGACTCAATTGACACTGGGGGTCGATCGCGATTCCGAAATCGTGGCTCACATCTTCAATGAACGCGACCCTGCCGTGATGGCGACCATTCAATCGGCGATTGAAACCGCGAAGCGAATGGGACGCAAAATTGGCATTTGCGGGCAAGGTCCCAGTGACTACCCCGAGTTTGCCGAGTTCCTGGTCGAGCAAGGCATCGACAGCATCTCGCTGAACCCCGACGCCGTGTTGAAAACGACGGTCAGAATCGCAGAAATGGAAGACCGACTTTCGAACTGA
- a CDS encoding S9 family peptidase, with the protein MISVFDFGRRVGIQTLALTVAVLVGGDSLHSQDITRRGLEHSDYDVWNTLSGTSISNDGEWIVYTVQSGEIDGEGTLHIQHAKTGQEYVVERGTGARFTRDDRFVIYRITPAKKKVKELRKQKKPPEEMPQPVLQILELNSGELRTLTGVRSFGLPEENSDWLACLMEKASTPDELKKKSGEREVYEVTPEGLQRPAKKLKLKSREEVARQRGRIESVIKASESKPDEKSSQSKEEPDEEKDTNDKKDKPLGTDLKLIHLDSEVLRTFPLVRSFRFSKDGKRLAFVTSVDTPESGKSSDSKKEDDTQEKEHKAKGHKNDGRPIDGVHVIELESLKQRTIASDVGEYKNLAFNEDGSRLAFLSNQEDYDAKSPSWAVYQWTADSKKAKRLVAEGDAGLPVGWWVASQSSLSFSEDDRRLYFSTTPIPEAVEKQRIAKAEGREVEKDSDEKAKLDVWHWQDPKLQPQQLLEAERERNRRYRAAYVLKTDRVVQLEDSELPSVRVDLRSPSNIAVANTNVRYQKTLSWEVPGFQDVYLVHLNSGRRDRILEKVRWDAAISPQGKFIVWFDAENGKWFAKATKGKDAKPIEISKGIKHPLYNELDDRPTLPSSYGTAGWLDNDQAFLIYDSHDIWQLDPTGKTKPVCITSGEGRKSDLRLRSLRLDPKQRAIDPSQTMLLSAFRLDTKASGFYRLDLPGKNQDAKEDALRPLIMLDENLSGLRKAKDSDQVVFTRSTFRRFPDLWTSTLGFEKIERVSDANPQQDEYSWGTAELTHWKAQDGQQLDGILMKPDDFDPSKKYPMLVYFYERKSDSLHSYSQPAPSRSIICFSFYVSRGYLVFIPDIPYKTGEPGQSAVNSILPGVDHVVAKGFVDEDRIGMQGHSWGGYQTAYLVTQTDRFACAESGAPVSNMTSAYGGIRWSSGMSRMFQYERTQSRIGEDLWSAREKYIANSPIFFADKINTPLLILHNDEDGAVPWYQGIELFVALRRLEKPAWMLNYNGDPHWVMGEHNRRDFAIRMQQFFDHYLKDAPEPEWMAVGVPAVDKGKRFGLDLLEPIEE; encoded by the coding sequence ATGATTTCTGTTTTTGATTTTGGACGCCGTGTTGGCATTCAAACGCTGGCGCTGACTGTCGCCGTTCTCGTTGGCGGTGACAGCCTCCATTCGCAAGACATCACGCGGCGGGGGCTCGAACACAGTGACTACGACGTCTGGAACACCCTCTCAGGGACGAGCATTTCCAACGATGGAGAGTGGATCGTGTACACCGTGCAAAGCGGTGAAATCGACGGCGAAGGCACGTTGCACATTCAACATGCCAAGACGGGCCAAGAGTATGTCGTCGAGCGAGGCACGGGAGCACGCTTCACTCGAGACGACCGCTTCGTGATTTACCGCATCACGCCAGCGAAGAAGAAGGTGAAGGAACTGCGGAAGCAAAAGAAGCCACCTGAAGAGATGCCGCAGCCAGTCCTGCAAATCCTCGAACTGAACTCCGGTGAACTGCGAACACTGACAGGCGTCCGCTCGTTTGGATTGCCGGAAGAGAACAGCGACTGGCTGGCTTGCTTGATGGAAAAGGCATCCACACCCGATGAGCTCAAGAAGAAGAGCGGTGAACGCGAAGTCTACGAAGTCACACCGGAAGGTCTGCAGCGTCCAGCAAAGAAGTTGAAACTGAAGAGCCGGGAAGAAGTGGCTCGCCAACGAGGACGCATTGAGTCCGTGATCAAAGCGAGTGAATCGAAACCGGACGAAAAGAGCTCCCAATCCAAAGAGGAACCGGACGAGGAAAAAGACACCAACGACAAAAAGGACAAACCGCTCGGAACGGACTTGAAGTTGATCCACCTCGACTCGGAAGTCCTGCGGACGTTTCCGTTGGTGCGTTCGTTTCGGTTCTCGAAAGACGGCAAGCGTTTGGCATTCGTGACATCAGTCGACACGCCGGAGTCGGGCAAGTCGTCTGATTCGAAAAAGGAAGATGACACCCAAGAGAAAGAACACAAGGCAAAGGGGCACAAGAACGACGGCCGCCCCATCGATGGTGTGCATGTGATCGAGTTGGAATCGTTGAAACAGCGAACGATCGCCAGCGATGTCGGCGAATACAAGAATCTGGCATTCAATGAAGACGGTTCACGACTCGCCTTCCTCAGCAACCAAGAAGACTATGACGCCAAGTCGCCGTCTTGGGCTGTTTACCAATGGACGGCGGATTCTAAGAAGGCCAAACGTTTGGTTGCCGAAGGCGACGCCGGGCTTCCTGTTGGATGGTGGGTCGCGTCGCAGTCCAGTCTGAGTTTTTCGGAGGACGACCGGCGATTGTATTTCTCGACCACTCCGATTCCCGAAGCGGTTGAGAAGCAACGCATCGCGAAAGCAGAGGGGCGAGAAGTCGAGAAAGATTCCGACGAGAAAGCCAAGCTGGATGTCTGGCACTGGCAGGATCCAAAACTGCAACCGCAACAACTACTTGAGGCAGAGCGGGAACGCAATCGTCGCTACCGCGCGGCGTACGTGCTGAAGACAGACCGTGTCGTTCAACTGGAGGACAGTGAGCTCCCGTCCGTTCGAGTTGACCTGCGATCGCCTTCCAACATCGCGGTGGCAAACACCAACGTTCGCTATCAGAAGACTCTTTCATGGGAGGTCCCCGGTTTTCAGGACGTCTACCTGGTCCATCTGAACTCGGGACGTCGTGATCGGATTTTGGAAAAGGTCCGATGGGATGCCGCAATCTCACCTCAAGGAAAATTCATCGTTTGGTTCGACGCCGAAAATGGCAAGTGGTTCGCGAAAGCGACCAAGGGGAAGGACGCCAAACCGATTGAAATCAGCAAGGGGATCAAACACCCTCTTTACAACGAACTGGACGATCGGCCCACGTTGCCGTCGTCGTACGGAACCGCTGGATGGTTGGACAACGATCAAGCGTTCCTGATTTATGACTCGCACGACATTTGGCAACTGGATCCAACCGGCAAAACAAAACCTGTCTGCATCACGTCGGGCGAGGGTCGGAAAAGCGATCTTCGGCTGCGTTCTCTCCGACTCGATCCCAAGCAACGTGCGATCGATCCGTCCCAAACGATGCTACTCAGTGCCTTTCGTCTCGATACCAAAGCAAGCGGCTTCTACAGGCTGGATCTGCCTGGCAAGAATCAAGATGCAAAGGAAGACGCTCTGCGTCCATTGATCATGTTGGACGAGAATTTGTCGGGGCTGAGGAAGGCCAAGGACAGTGATCAGGTTGTATTCACCCGCAGCACGTTCAGGCGATTCCCCGATCTTTGGACCAGCACGCTCGGCTTTGAAAAGATCGAGCGCGTCAGCGACGCCAACCCACAGCAAGACGAGTACTCCTGGGGCACCGCTGAACTGACGCACTGGAAAGCCCAGGATGGTCAACAGCTCGACGGGATTCTGATGAAGCCCGACGATTTCGATCCGTCCAAGAAGTACCCGATGCTGGTCTACTTTTATGAACGCAAATCAGACAGTCTGCACAGCTATTCCCAACCGGCACCGAGTCGCTCGATCATCTGTTTCAGCTTCTATGTCAGTCGCGGCTACCTCGTCTTCATTCCGGACATTCCCTACAAGACAGGCGAGCCCGGGCAGAGTGCTGTCAATTCGATTCTTCCGGGTGTCGATCACGTGGTCGCGAAAGGCTTCGTGGACGAAGACCGAATCGGAATGCAGGGACACAGTTGGGGAGGCTACCAAACAGCGTACTTGGTCACCCAAACCGATCGTTTTGCCTGTGCCGAGTCGGGGGCTCCGGTCAGCAACATGACCAGTGCCTACGGCGGAATTCGCTGGAGCAGCGGCATGAGTCGGATGTTCCAGTACGAGCGGACTCAAAGCCGGATCGGCGAAGACCTGTGGTCAGCACGTGAGAAGTACATCGCGAACTCGCCGATCTTCTTTGCCGACAAAATCAACACCCCGTTGTTGATTCTGCACAACGACGAGGACGGTGCAGTGCCGTGGTACCAGGGAATCGAATTGTTTGTCGCACTGCGACGTTTGGAAAAACCAGCCTGGATGCTGAATTACAACGGCGACCCACACTGGGTGATGGGCGAACACAACCGTCGTGACTTCGCGATTCGGATGCAGCAGTTCTTTGACCACTATCTCAAAGATGCCCCCGAACCTGAATGGATGGCGGTCGGTGTGCCCGCCGTCGACAAGGGCAAACGATTTGGACTGGATCTGCTGGAACCGATCGAGGAGTGA
- a CDS encoding FG-GAP repeat domain-containing protein, translated as MDHMNDAGRRACWMFGFACMLFPAHSALAQQREFVTSDRLTLGTERLRSASVRVGDLDQDGDLDIVVANGRHWPQQNQLLVNQGRAKFSILRPLGADQRTTYACEFADFDGDGDLDIATGNDMAPGEIYLNDGDGRFTFHCEYGDVSSLRSLLAVDLDLDGDIDLIATCRGRPNRIYLNDGQANFASGPTFGKKTDSTIDVAAGDVNGDGHLDLVLANRDQQPNEVLLGDGKLQFTRSVPFGSGDDHSRSVAVADLNADGNLDWVVANIGRKNQIFLGDGFGGILSTMDFGSHDSQSYALAISDMNQDDILDIVVGNLNQPNAVFLRSDKDLHFHEVPFGDASATYGLDVGDLDGDGDADIVVANSDDLNRIFLNRVNRP; from the coding sequence ATGGACCACATGAATGACGCCGGACGACGTGCATGCTGGATGTTTGGCTTCGCGTGCATGCTGTTCCCCGCCCACTCGGCCCTGGCTCAGCAACGCGAGTTTGTGACCAGCGACCGGCTGACGCTGGGAACGGAGCGTCTTCGATCGGCTTCCGTTCGCGTCGGTGATCTCGATCAAGATGGCGACCTGGACATCGTCGTCGCCAACGGGCGTCATTGGCCTCAACAGAACCAATTGCTCGTCAATCAAGGGCGAGCCAAGTTCTCGATCCTTCGTCCACTCGGCGCGGATCAACGCACCACGTACGCATGCGAGTTCGCTGACTTCGACGGCGACGGTGACTTGGACATCGCGACCGGCAATGACATGGCCCCTGGCGAGATCTATCTGAACGACGGCGATGGCCGCTTCACCTTTCACTGTGAATATGGCGACGTCAGCAGCCTCCGCAGTCTGCTGGCGGTCGACTTGGATCTTGACGGTGACATCGACCTGATCGCAACCTGCCGCGGACGTCCCAATCGAATCTATCTCAATGACGGCCAGGCCAACTTTGCTTCTGGGCCCACGTTTGGGAAAAAGACCGACTCGACAATTGACGTCGCCGCGGGAGATGTCAACGGCGATGGGCATCTCGACTTGGTCCTGGCCAACCGCGATCAGCAACCGAACGAAGTGCTGCTGGGCGACGGCAAGTTGCAATTCACCCGGAGCGTGCCGTTCGGATCCGGCGACGATCACTCACGGTCCGTTGCAGTTGCGGATCTGAACGCGGACGGCAATTTGGACTGGGTGGTCGCCAACATTGGGCGAAAGAATCAAATCTTCTTGGGGGACGGTTTCGGTGGCATCCTCAGCACCATGGATTTCGGATCTCATGACAGCCAATCTTATGCGTTGGCAATCTCCGACATGAACCAAGACGATATCCTGGACATCGTCGTCGGCAATTTGAATCAACCCAACGCTGTGTTTCTTCGCAGCGACAAAGATTTGCACTTCCACGAAGTCCCATTCGGCGATGCGTCCGCAACGTATGGCCTGGATGTCGGTGACCTGGACGGCGACGGCGACGCAGACATTGTCGTTGCAAACTCCGATGACCTGAACCGCATTTTTCTCAACCGCGTGAACAGACCATGA
- a CDS encoding peroxiredoxin-like family protein, protein MQNRRSIIGLVLTLAFVALSSTAQAQGRRQAKPGKEPPHPPKVGEVAPDFELMNQDGEAISLKSLTAKSPVVMLVLRGWTGKQCPLCNRQVGEFLSKQSALSGAQVVLIYPGPAEMLGEHAKEFQGNKSFPSNYHFVLDPDFKFTNAWGLRWDAPRETAYPSTFVVGQDQKIVFGKTVVSHGDRADVATVVANLP, encoded by the coding sequence ATGCAAAATCGTCGCTCAATCATCGGTCTGGTGCTGACTCTCGCGTTCGTCGCATTGTCTTCCACCGCCCAAGCTCAAGGTCGCCGGCAAGCCAAACCAGGAAAAGAGCCACCTCACCCACCCAAGGTTGGTGAAGTCGCCCCTGACTTTGAGTTGATGAATCAGGATGGCGAGGCCATTTCGCTGAAGTCGCTGACAGCCAAGTCACCCGTTGTGATGCTGGTTTTGCGTGGTTGGACCGGCAAGCAATGCCCGTTGTGCAATCGCCAAGTGGGCGAGTTCTTGAGCAAGCAGTCCGCTCTGTCGGGTGCTCAAGTGGTGCTGATCTATCCTGGACCTGCTGAAATGCTCGGTGAGCACGCGAAAGAATTCCAAGGCAACAAGTCGTTCCCGTCGAACTATCACTTTGTGCTGGACCCTGACTTCAAGTTCACCAACGCTTGGGGACTTCGCTGGGACGCTCCACGCGAAACCGCCTACCCATCGACGTTCGTGGTGGGCCAAGACCAAAAGATTGTCTTTGGAAAGACGGTTGTCTCGCACGGTGACCGGGCGGATGTCGCCACGGTTGTCGCGAATCTCCCCTGA